The stretch of DNA GTGACCGTTGCCCCAGGAAGACGTAATGGAGAGGCCAAAAATAACGATCTTCATAAAACAGTTTCCGGTTTCCAGTTTCCAGTATTCAGTTAGCTTGCCTTTGCCATTTCAGTGATGCGTGAGGCTGCCAAAATGGTGTCCACCTGCCGCGCACGCAGCGCGTAGGAATGATCACGCAGCGCGCGAAGGCGCATGGCCCCACCGATTTCGCGCGCATCGTCTTCGCTCAAAGTCCGCAACCAGCGGACAACGCCCTCGGCCGAAGGGGCGACCAGAATCTCGCGGCGAAGATCGAAGAAGTGATCAATGCCGGGCCAGCTATCGGTAATGACGCAAGCGCCCGCGCCGGCCGCCTCAAAGATGCGGGTCGGCGGCGAGAAACCGACATTGGCCATGGAATCCCGGTTGATGTTGAGCACCATGCGCGCTGAACCATTGATGCGGTTGTGATCTCCGGTGGCGACGTGTCCGATCCAACGCACGTTGTCCGGCAGCGGCTTCCCTTGCCAGCCTTCACCGCCCAGGATGAACTTGAGGTCGGGAGCGAGTTCGGCGGCGCGCAGGAAGAAATCTTCGACACGCCGCTCGCGATCCGGCAAGCGATGTCCGACGAACGCCAGGTCGCAGGCGAGCGCTGGATCCGGTGCGACGGGATGGTGCGTCTCGGGGTCGAGCCCGTTGTAAATCGGGTGGCAGTTGCGCGCCCGCAGGTTGAGATAGTGATCGACCACGGGCGGCCCGCCGCCATAGGTGAAGATGAAGTCGTAGGCGGGGATTAGAGGGCGGAAGGGATCGCCGGGATTTTCCTCGACGCGAGCCAAAGTGGCGGGGGCATCGACGTCCCAAAAAGCGACTTGGGTCGAGGCAGATTGCAGATCGAGAACCGCGCGCTCCAGGAATTCATCATCGGCGCCGACGCCGCTGTGCTTGACGACGAGATCAGCGTCGGAGGCCTGAGCGAGCATGCGCTCAAGTTCGGACGGGGTCTGGTAAACGCGGATGCTAGCGTAATCAATGTCGCCGGCATCGCGCTTCCGCTGGCGGCCATAGATATCGGGTTCGGCAAAGGTAATGTCGTGCCCGAGCGCGTGCAGGTTCTTGTAGATGCCGCGGTAATAAGTGGCGGCGCCATTCCAATAAGAAGAAGTGAGGCTGGAGCCGAAGATGAACAGTTTCATAAGTGCAGTTCAGGAAACCGAGATGCCTCGGGGCTAAAGCCCCTCGGAATGACAATCAGACAATTGGTTTCGGCACAGCTGAAGCCGTGCCCTTCCCCGCAAAGAGTTCGTTCGGCACGGCTGAAGCCGTGCCCTTCCCAAAGCGTGTCACCGAAGTGGTCCCTCTCTGCCCAATTCATCGATTATGTCCAGGAGCTGTTCTGCACGAAGAGCGCAAGTATGGCGGCGGCGAATGGTTTGCAGGCCGTTGTCGGCAATTTGGCGGCGAGCCCCCTCGTCGCGCAGAAGGTGCTCAATTTCAGCGACCATGGCACGGGTGTCGGCAACGCAAACGTAATCTTCCCCGGGACGAAAGAGGCCCTCGGCATCGATCCATGGCGAGCACAACAAGGCCGCGCCGCAGGCCAGGGCCTCAAAGACGCGGATGGTGGGGATGCCGCTCAGGCCGTTGGTGTACTGGCGGCGTGGGACGTGCAAGGTCAACCGGCTGCGGCCATAGACCGCGGGCGTGCTGAGATTGGGGACGTAGCCGCGGAAGTCGATGCCGGCATTCGCCAGGTTGCGGCGGGCGGCGTCGGGATAACGAACGCCGTGGACCACGAAACTGCGGTGCCGGAGCTGGAGGGCGGGTTCGACGAGGAATTCCTGCAGTTCCCGGGTGCGCTCCTCGTCGCCCCAATTGCCGATCCAGACCAGGTCATCGCGTTTTTCCAGCGGCAGGGGCCTGAAGGTGTCAACGTCAGCGGCCTCGTGAAACGTCCAGCCGCGGGACACGCCGAAGCCTTCCACGTAAATGCGGCGGATGGCTTCGCCGAAAGCGAGCACCCCGTCAAAAAGATCGAGGCGGAATTTAAGGATCTCGGCGGCGCTGGTATAGGCGCGGTGGTGAGTGTCGTGCAACAGCGCGCGAAAACCGAGGCTCTGCTTGAGTCCGAGAATGGTGTTGACGACGATGGGATCGGTCCACTCGTGGATGATGACGACATCGGCGTTGCGCAAGTGAGATTGCGCGAACTCAGCGAATTGGGCGTCATTGTTGAAGAATTGAATGTTGAGATCGGGATAGACACGGCGAAACTCATCGATCGAACTGATGGCAAGCTCGCCTTCCTGGCGAACCAGGTTGGACAGGGACCAGGAACCCAACGGCTCATAACAGGTCACGCGATGGCCCATGCGGATCAACTGGCGCGCCAGCCCGCGGAGAAAGTGGGCATTGCCGTGGTTCCAGTCGGAAACCCAGGAATGCGCGAAAAAATGAATGTTCAGCGACTGACTCATGCGACGGCTGCTCCAGTCGGTACCAGGGATTCGTACAGATTCATGTAGTCGTCGACCATGCGCTCGGCGGTATAGCGCTGGCGGGCGCGGTGATACGCAAGATTGGCGTAGGTGAGCCGCAGCTCGCGATCGCTTTGCAGGCGTGCGATGGCGCGCGCGAGATCGGCGGCGTCGTTATAACGGAAGTAGCAGGCGGCATCGCCCCAGATTTCATGGAACGTGGGAATATCGTTGGCGATGATGGCGCAACGGGAGAAGGCGGCCTCCAGGGGCGCGAGTCCGAACGGCTCGTAGCGGGAGGTGGCGGCGTACATGGAAGCGCGGCTGTAGAGATGTGAAAGCCGGTTTTCGGACTGCTCGCCCGTGAACTGCATGCGGCGGCGCGCAGGAAACGCGGGACGCGCTCCCCGCAGGACTTCGTCGGGATGCTTGTCGGAGCCGGCGATGAGCACGGGAGCCTTTTGCTCGCACTGGCTGAGCAGCGTGACCTGCTTTGCCGAATCCCACAGACGTCCGACCGAGAGGACGAGGTCATCCTTTGTGCCGTGGGGGTTGAAGAGGCCGGGATTGCGGCCGTTGTAAACCACCGTGCCCTGCGCCGGGCGGACATAGTACGCGCCCACAGCGTCCAGCATCCAGCGCGACGGGGCAACGACGGCGGTGGCGCCGGCAACGCCGCGAGTAACAACATCGCGGTACCAGCGTAGCCACCTGGTATGGCGGGGCTCCTCGCCGTGCACGCTGACCCACCAGCTGAGCACGTCACTGTGGGCGGCAACCACGCGGGGGATGTCGAGCGGGAGCGCGCCGTAGCAGAACTGGTTGAAGTGGACGAGGTCGGGCGCCGCATCGCGAATCACGGAGAGCAAAAACTCGGACGAGCTGTCCAGGTCCTGCTCGGCTTCCTGCATCCATTCCAGGCGAAACGCGGTGGGGCGGAAGTCGAGGCCGCGCAGGCCTTCCATCCAGGCGCATTGCTCGGCGGTGGGAATTTCGCCGAGGCTGACGAGGGTGACACGCACGCCCCGGCGCGCCAGACCGGTCACTAACTCACGAGCGTAAGTCCAGACTCCACCGAGCGTATCGGCGGTGACTAGCAGGTGCATTCCAGATCCTCAATCGACGCCGGCTTCTGTTCCTGGATGTCGCTGAAGCCTTTCGCGGAGAACGCGGAGGTGTAGTAATGGTGCGCGCGTTCCCAGGCCTGGTCGTCGGGCGGGCCAAACATTTGCGCGTACAGCGGCGTGCCCGGAAACGGAAACATGGGCACGGGCTCACTGACCCAGACGCCTTGCGACTTCAGGTGCTCCTGCCAGCGGCGGATCTCGTTCTTGTCGTCGTGCTCGGTCAGAATGAGGTTGGCCTGCACCCACGGGATGCGCTGCCGCGCGTAGACCAGCAGTTCGGTCAAGCGTTCCGTGCTCATGCGGCAGCCCTTGTTCAGTTGATCGCGGCCGTGGTCGGTAATCGACTCGATGCCACACTCCATGGAGATGCAGTGGGCGCGGCCGAGCAGGTCCAGGCTATCCTCGTCCCAAAGATCAATCCTACTCTGAAAACCGATGCTGAGTTCCCGCTCCGCGATGCCTTCCAGCAACGTGCGCACGTTCTTTCCGACGCCAAAAATCTCGTCGATGAAGTAAACGTAGTCCACGCCGCGGGCGATCAGGCGGTCGATTTCGAGCAGGACCTGGTCCACGTCGCGTTCGCGGAACTTATTGCGGAATAATGTCTTATTGCAGAAATTGCAGGACCATGGGCAGCCGCGCGCGAATTCGAGCTCGGCGCCGCACCCTTCCCCGGAGAAAACGTGGTGGCGGTGGCGGTGCTGCGCGACGTCGTAGTCATGAAAGTCAAGCGCCCGCAGCGCCTTCATGTCCGCGACCCCAAGGGTGGGAGAAAAATGGTCTCCGTGATCATCGCGCCAGCAGCAGCCGTCAATGGTTTGCCACGGTTGCGAGGCAAGTTGCGACAAGGTGATGTCGATTTCGCCGCGCATGCCAACCTGCACGTCCATTTTGCGCATGGCGGGAAGCGGGGTGGCGGAGGTGTGGGGTCCAACGGCGACCTTAACGGCTTTACTGCCAAGAGCGGCGAACCACTCCTTCGGAACACGAACTTCCGGGGGCGGACAGCGCCAGAACAGATACGAAGGCGCGGTCGGGATAACGAGGAAATCGGGAGCGAAGGCGTCGATGCGGCGCCTGGTTTCGGTGGTGTTCAGAATGTCCGCCTGGGCGTCAACCAACAAAGGCTCGTGTCCGGCTTGGCGAATCTGGTCGGCGGCGAAGAGCAACTCGAGCGGATAGTGCGGATCGCGGCAGCCAAAATAAGTGGAGCCTGTGAAGTCCCAGTTGGGATTGACAAGGGCAAACTTCATGCCGCCCCCGGAAGTTCCAGCAGGTTGGCGGCGGCGCGCTCCGGCTGCTCGGCCGGCTGGAACAGGTCGCGATTGCGCTTCCACCAGTTAAAGACGCTCTGCAAAGTCTGACGTACGCTCAAGCGCGGCTCCCAGCCGGTATCGCGGTGGAGCTTGCCGCAATCGGTGACGTAGATGAGCTGGTCGCCGGGACGGCGCTCGGCGGTTTCGTATTCGACGCGCGTGCCGGTGATGTCCGCGATGAGTGCCATCAGTTCCAGCAAAGAAATGGTGTTCGCCGGCCCGCCGCCCACGTTGTAGATTTGCCCGGCCGTGAGAGGCAGGTTGTCGCGAACCGCATCGAAGGCGCGGACGAGATCATCGACGGACAGCACATCGCGGACCTGGCGTCCGTCACCGTAGATGGTCAATGGAATTCCTTGCAATGCCGAGTACAGGAAATGCGCGACCCAGCCCTGGTTTTCAGTGCCAAACTGGCGCGCGCCGGCAATGCACGACATGCGGAAAACGACGGTCGGAATGCCGTAGATGCGGGAGTAGTCGCGAACGTACTGGTCGGCGGCGCCCTTGGAGCAGCCGTACGGGGAGTGGAAATCGAGCGGCTCCGCTTCGGAAATGCCCTGGGAGTTCCGGTAGGCGTAGCGCGTGGCCTGGCGAACGACCTGGCGCGAGGCCATTTCGCCGTACACCTTGTTGGTGGAGGTGAAAAGCATGAAAGGACGCCGACCGTGCTTGCGCGCCGCTTCCAGCACGTTGAAGGTGCCCAGCAGGTTGACGTCGAAGTCGAGGCGGGGATCGCTAACCGAGGTGGTGACCGCAACCTGCGCGGCGCAATGATAGATCTCGGTGGCGTAACGGACGACGCGATCGACCATGGCGGCATCGCGAACGTCGCCGATGGTGATCTGCAGGCGCCCGGAATTCCCGGCCGCTTTTTGCAAGGCGTGCAGGTTGTTGCGCACACCGGGGCGAGAGAGGTTGTCGAAGATTTGTACTTTCGCGTCTGTCGTCTCGAGCAGCTTATGGGCCAGATTCGACCCGATGAAGCCGGCCCCCCCGAAGATGACGACAGATCGGAAACGATCTGTTTTCTTCATGGCCGTCTCTTTCATTCCAATTGTTCGCAGCCTCTCAGGCGGTAAGACCGTAGGCCCCGAGCTGCTGCGTGGCCTCCGCGACGCGGTCCTCGGCGGGTTGCTCGCGCAGCCACTGGACCAATTCGCGGATGCCTTCGGCAAAACGAACTTTGGGCTTGTAGCCCAATACGCGCCCGGCGGCCGAGATGTCGGCATAACAATGCCGAACATCGCCGGCGCGATATTTCCCCGTGATCTCGGCGGGGATGACCGTGTCAAGAGCGATTGCGAGCACCTGCGCCACTTGTTCAATGGTGACGGGCTCTCCGGAACCGACATTCAAAGCCATGCCATTGGCCTGCTCGCGTTCCATGGCGAGAAGGTTCGCCTGCACAACATCGTGCACGCTGACAAAATCGCGTTTCTGGCGACCGTCTTCAAAGACCATCGGCGCGCGTCGATTGAGCAGGCGCGAGGCAAAGATGGCCGCGACGCCGGTATAGGGATTGGACAGCGCCTGGCGCGGGCCATAGATGTTGAAGTACCGCATCGCGACCACCGGAAGGCCGTAGGTGCGCCCGAACAAGAGCGCCATCTCTTCCTGGTCTCTCTTGCTCAAGGAATAAATGGAGCTGCACTGCAAGGGCTTGGACTCGCCGGTAGGCAACGGCGTCAGCGTACAGTCACAACGCGGGCAGGTCGTGTCCCATTCCTTGCGCAGCAACTGCTGCTGGGAACGGACCGGGGGGGCCACCTCTCCACACGAGGAGCAGAGATAACGCCCTTCGCCGTAGATGGACATGGAGGAAGCCACAATCAATTTTTCGACTTTGACCTTGGTATCAAGCAAGAGCTGCAAGAGATTCGCCGTGCCCTGGGTATTCACACCGACATAGTGGGCGATCTCGTACAT from Terriglobales bacterium encodes:
- a CDS encoding glycosyltransferase, with amino-acid sequence MKLFIFGSSLTSSYWNGAATYYRGIYKNLHALGHDITFAEPDIYGRQRKRDAGDIDYASIRVYQTPSELERMLAQASDADLVVKHSGVGADDEFLERAVLDLQSASTQVAFWDVDAPATLARVEENPGDPFRPLIPAYDFIFTYGGGPPVVDHYLNLRARNCHPIYNGLDPETHHPVAPDPALACDLAFVGHRLPDRERRVEDFFLRAAELAPDLKFILGGEGWQGKPLPDNVRWIGHVATGDHNRINGSARMVLNINRDSMANVGFSPPTRIFEAAGAGACVITDSWPGIDHFFDLRREILVAPSAEGVVRWLRTLSEDDAREIGGAMRLRALRDHSYALRARQVDTILAASRITEMAKAS
- a CDS encoding glycosyltransferase; this translates as MSQSLNIHFFAHSWVSDWNHGNAHFLRGLARQLIRMGHRVTCYEPLGSWSLSNLVRQEGELAISSIDEFRRVYPDLNIQFFNNDAQFAEFAQSHLRNADVVIIHEWTDPIVVNTILGLKQSLGFRALLHDTHHRAYTSAAEILKFRLDLFDGVLAFGEAIRRIYVEGFGVSRGWTFHEAADVDTFRPLPLEKRDDLVWIGNWGDEERTRELQEFLVEPALQLRHRSFVVHGVRYPDAARRNLANAGIDFRGYVPNLSTPAVYGRSRLTLHVPRRQYTNGLSGIPTIRVFEALACGAALLCSPWIDAEGLFRPGEDYVCVADTRAMVAEIEHLLRDEGARRQIADNGLQTIRRRHTCALRAEQLLDIIDELGREGPLR
- a CDS encoding glycosyltransferase family 4 protein; protein product: MHLLVTADTLGGVWTYARELVTGLARRGVRVTLVSLGEIPTAEQCAWMEGLRGLDFRPTAFRLEWMQEAEQDLDSSSEFLLSVIRDAAPDLVHFNQFCYGALPLDIPRVVAAHSDVLSWWVSVHGEEPRHTRWLRWYRDVVTRGVAGATAVVAPSRWMLDAVGAYYVRPAQGTVVYNGRNPGLFNPHGTKDDLVLSVGRLWDSAKQVTLLSQCEQKAPVLIAGSDKHPDEVLRGARPAFPARRRMQFTGEQSENRLSHLYSRASMYAATSRYEPFGLAPLEAAFSRCAIIANDIPTFHEIWGDAACYFRYNDAADLARAIARLQSDRELRLTYANLAYHRARQRYTAERMVDDYMNLYESLVPTGAAVA
- a CDS encoding TIGR04295 family B12-binding domain-containing radical SAM protein, whose amino-acid sequence is MKFALVNPNWDFTGSTYFGCRDPHYPLELLFAADQIRQAGHEPLLVDAQADILNTTETRRRIDAFAPDFLVIPTAPSYLFWRCPPPEVRVPKEWFAALGSKAVKVAVGPHTSATPLPAMRKMDVQVGMRGEIDITLSQLASQPWQTIDGCCWRDDHGDHFSPTLGVADMKALRALDFHDYDVAQHRHRHHVFSGEGCGAELEFARGCPWSCNFCNKTLFRNKFRERDVDQVLLEIDRLIARGVDYVYFIDEIFGVGKNVRTLLEGIAERELSIGFQSRIDLWDEDSLDLLGRAHCISMECGIESITDHGRDQLNKGCRMSTERLTELLVYARQRIPWVQANLILTEHDDKNEIRRWQEHLKSQGVWVSEPVPMFPFPGTPLYAQMFGPPDDQAWERAHHYYTSAFSAKGFSDIQEQKPASIEDLECTC
- a CDS encoding GDP-mannose 4,6-dehydratase, whose product is MKKTDRFRSVVIFGGAGFIGSNLAHKLLETTDAKVQIFDNLSRPGVRNNLHALQKAAGNSGRLQITIGDVRDAAMVDRVVRYATEIYHCAAQVAVTTSVSDPRLDFDVNLLGTFNVLEAARKHGRRPFMLFTSTNKVYGEMASRQVVRQATRYAYRNSQGISEAEPLDFHSPYGCSKGAADQYVRDYSRIYGIPTVVFRMSCIAGARQFGTENQGWVAHFLYSALQGIPLTIYGDGRQVRDVLSVDDLVRAFDAVRDNLPLTAGQIYNVGGGPANTISLLELMALIADITGTRVEYETAERRPGDQLIYVTDCGKLHRDTGWEPRLSVRQTLQSVFNWWKRNRDLFQPAEQPERAAANLLELPGAA
- a CDS encoding NAD-dependent epimerase/dehydratase family protein: MSKKVLVTGGAGFLGSHMVDALLRRGDSVRVFDNLTPQVHPAGLPDYLPRDVDVLRGDMRDADRLRDAVRNVDVIFHLAAAVGVGQSMYEIAHYVGVNTQGTANLLQLLLDTKVKVEKLIVASSMSIYGEGRYLCSSCGEVAPPVRSQQQLLRKEWDTTCPRCDCTLTPLPTGESKPLQCSSIYSLSKRDQEEMALLFGRTYGLPVVAMRYFNIYGPRQALSNPYTGVAAIFASRLLNRRAPMVFEDGRQKRDFVSVHDVVQANLLAMEREQANGMALNVGSGEPVTIEQVAQVLAIALDTVIPAEITGKYRAGDVRHCYADISAAGRVLGYKPKVRFAEGIRELVQWLREQPAEDRVAEATQQLGAYGLTA